Within the Anaerolineae bacterium genome, the region GGGATAGGTTATAGGTTATAGGTTATAGGTTATAGGGATTAGGGAGGAGCGCCGGGTGCGCGCCTTCGCCCCTGTAACCTGTTCCCTATAACCTGTAACCTACCCCTGTAGTGATGCGGTGCCTGGTGGTGTACGACATAAGCGACGACAAGCTGCGCGCGAAGGTGGCCGACATCCTCATAGATTATGGGCTCGATCGCGTGCAGTACAGCGCCTTCGTCGGGCAGTTGGCGCGCACCCACATCGAGGAGATGAGCCTCAAAGTGAAGCGCCGGGTGGGCAGGGCCAAGGGCGCGAAGGTGCTGGTCTTCACTATCTGCCAGAAGGATTGGGATGAACGAATTGACATACCTTGAGAGGCCCGAGATCGTCGCTAGGGAAGCGGCGGAACGCCTTCATAGCATAGCCCTTGACGAGACCACGGTGGAGCCATTTCACCTGCGGGTCAGCGAGATCAGGCAGTACTGGTACTGCCCTCGGCTGCTTTACTA harbors:
- the cas2 gene encoding CRISPR-associated endonuclease Cas2, giving the protein MRCLVVYDISDDKLRAKVADILIDYGLDRVQYSAFVGQLARTHIEEMSLKVKRRVGRAKGAKVLVFTICQKDWDERIDIP